A genomic stretch from Desulfohalobium retbaense DSM 5692 includes:
- a CDS encoding tyrosine-type recombinase/integrase, with amino-acid sequence MPSKKKRNGKMVGWLAQVRRQGVNKSRVCATREEALALEAQWKAEIKIEEERTTPTVLEWGNDYLDFSKKRHSERTYEEKRYALDLLVRAVGGETEVRHITVGNALAILDDVAERRSGYVANQVRKNLLAAWNWGNRYLDKWPDMASPFGKVERYSYQKRPRVVPPMEDVQAVLEIMDETDRAMLLAYLHTAARRDEIFRLQWEDIDFANSKIALWTRKRQGGAWEADRIPMTRDLREALLKERGKGNGHGLVFCREGGRKYQYRRHWIPYWCDRAGVPLFSFHGIRHLAASWLDAHNVPLTTIQAVLRHKSANTTAKYLHELRGVQADLDNVFSGQKAKVTESSRRGPCGPRPLTPPGIRFRTTAVHLTL; translated from the coding sequence ATGCCGAGCAAGAAAAAACGGAACGGAAAGATGGTCGGGTGGTTAGCGCAAGTACGGCGCCAAGGTGTGAACAAAAGCCGAGTCTGCGCAACACGGGAAGAAGCGTTGGCACTCGAGGCGCAGTGGAAGGCCGAGATCAAAATCGAGGAAGAACGGACAACCCCCACGGTCTTGGAATGGGGTAACGATTACCTCGATTTTTCGAAAAAGCGTCACAGCGAGCGCACCTACGAGGAAAAGCGGTATGCGTTGGATTTATTGGTCCGAGCTGTTGGCGGCGAGACAGAAGTCCGGCATATAACCGTGGGCAATGCCCTGGCTATCCTGGACGATGTGGCTGAACGGCGGAGTGGGTATGTGGCCAACCAAGTGCGCAAAAATCTGCTTGCGGCGTGGAACTGGGGCAACCGCTATCTGGACAAGTGGCCGGACATGGCGTCGCCATTTGGCAAGGTGGAGCGCTACAGCTACCAGAAGCGACCGCGCGTCGTGCCACCCATGGAGGATGTCCAGGCGGTGTTGGAAATCATGGATGAAACCGACCGGGCCATGCTGCTCGCCTACCTCCATACGGCTGCGCGCCGGGATGAGATTTTCCGGTTGCAATGGGAAGACATCGATTTTGCAAATTCCAAAATCGCCCTCTGGACACGGAAACGTCAGGGTGGAGCGTGGGAAGCGGATCGAATCCCCATGACCCGGGATCTGCGCGAGGCCTTGCTCAAAGAGCGGGGCAAAGGCAACGGCCATGGGCTTGTGTTTTGCCGCGAAGGCGGCCGCAAGTACCAATACCGGCGGCATTGGATTCCCTATTGGTGTGACCGGGCTGGGGTGCCCTTGTTCAGCTTCCACGGGATACGGCATCTGGCTGCAAGCTGGCTCGATGCTCACAATGTGCCGCTGACCACGATCCAGGCGGTCCTGCGGCACAAGTCAGCGAACACCACGGCCAAATACCTGCATGAACTGCGTGGCGTGCAGGCGGATCTGGATAATGTGTTCAGCGGCCAAAAAGCCAAGGTCACGGAATCGAGTAGGAGGGGGCCTTGCGGCCCCCGTCCTCTCACACCACCGGGCATACGGTTCCGTACCACGGCGGTTCACCTGACACTTTGA
- the ltrA gene encoding group II intron reverse transcriptase/maturase produces the protein MEAVVGRENMLAAYKRVRANKGVPGVDGMSVNDVWGYCTLNWARIKEELLDGRYEPQPVLGVEIPKPGGGVRQLGIPTALDRLIQQALHQVLSPIFNPHFSESSYGFRPGRSAHQAVLKAREHAAAGKRWVVDMDLEKFFDRVNHDVLMARVARKVKDKRVLVLIRRYLQAGLMQGGIASKRKEGTPQGGPLSPLLSNILLDDLDKELERRGHAFCRYADDCNIYVQTKRSGERAMASITRFLTERLKLRVNADKSAVDRPWKRKFLGYSMTWHTQPRLKVAPSVVKRLKQAVREEFRRGRGRSLKKTIDTLAPKLRGWMNYFKLAEVKGVFEELDMWIRRRLRNILWRHWKRPYARARNLIRRGLTEERAWKSAINGRGPWWNSGASHMNQAFPKKYFDSLGLVSLQDQLRKAQSVR, from the coding sequence ATGGAAGCGGTGGTCGGACGCGAGAACATGCTTGCGGCCTACAAGCGTGTACGCGCCAACAAAGGCGTCCCCGGAGTCGACGGCATGAGCGTCAACGACGTATGGGGATATTGCACGCTCAACTGGGCCCGAATCAAAGAGGAGTTGCTGGACGGACGGTACGAGCCGCAGCCGGTGCTCGGGGTGGAAATCCCTAAACCCGGCGGCGGGGTGCGCCAACTGGGCATCCCGACGGCGCTGGACCGCCTGATACAGCAGGCGCTGCACCAGGTGCTCTCCCCCATTTTCAACCCTCACTTCTCCGAATCCAGCTACGGCTTCCGGCCCGGTCGAAGTGCGCATCAGGCCGTGCTCAAGGCACGGGAGCATGCTGCCGCCGGCAAACGGTGGGTCGTGGACATGGACCTGGAGAAGTTCTTCGACCGCGTGAACCACGACGTGCTCATGGCGCGCGTGGCCCGCAAGGTGAAGGACAAGCGGGTGCTCGTCCTCATCCGGCGTTACCTGCAAGCGGGGCTGATGCAGGGGGGAATTGCATCGAAACGAAAGGAGGGCACGCCGCAAGGCGGCCCCCTCTCGCCGCTCTTGTCCAACATCCTTCTGGATGACCTGGACAAGGAGCTTGAACGCAGAGGCCACGCGTTCTGCCGATACGCCGACGACTGCAATATCTACGTGCAAACAAAACGGTCCGGCGAACGCGCAATGGCCTCGATCACCCGGTTTCTGACAGAGCGGTTGAAGTTGAGGGTCAACGCGGATAAGAGCGCGGTTGACCGGCCATGGAAAAGGAAATTCCTTGGGTACTCGATGACCTGGCATACGCAGCCGCGGCTCAAGGTTGCGCCCAGTGTGGTCAAACGCCTGAAACAGGCGGTACGGGAGGAATTTCGACGTGGGCGGGGACGGTCGCTCAAGAAGACGATAGACACCCTTGCGCCGAAACTGCGAGGCTGGATGAACTACTTCAAGCTGGCGGAGGTAAAGGGAGTTTTTGAAGAACTGGACATGTGGATTCGCCGCAGATTGCGCAATATCCTGTGGCGGCATTGGAAACGACCCTACGCCCGAGCAAGGAACCTGATTCGCCGGGGACTGACTGAAGAGCGCGCCTGGAAATCCGCCATCAACGGCCGCGGGCCATGGTGGAACTCCGGCGCATCGCATATGAACCAGGCATTCCCCAAGAAATACTTTGATTCACTTGGACTCGTGTCACTGCAAGATCAACTTCGCAAAGCTCAAAGTGTCAGGTGA
- the serS gene encoding serine--tRNA ligase, translating into MLDLKFVRKSPETVKDALRKRNMDLDLDAFQAIDAKRREYLQEVEDLKSRRNEVSKQIGQRKKNGEDAEDLIQAMGEAAERIKELDALAKEAEAEVQDWMLSLPNIPDTSVPDGEDDADNEELRTWGALPTFSFLPKEHWELGVQLSGLDFERAAKLTGSRFAVYWGWAAKLERALAQFMLDIQTTEHDYTEVMPPVIVNSQTMRGTGQLPKFEEDLFKLEGWEYYLIPTAEVPLTNLHAGEVLDEQDLPRGYAAFTPCFRSEAGSYGKDTKGLIRQHQFNKVELVRFAHPDHSFEELENLLGHAETVLKRLELPYRVVTLCGGDIGFSAVKTYDLEVWLPGQDTYREISSCSNCGDFQARRAGIRFKRAGAKKAEFLHTLNGSGLAVGRTLVAVLENYQQEDGSVAIPEALKPYMGGLERITPKN; encoded by the coding sequence ATGCTCGACCTCAAATTCGTGCGCAAGTCTCCTGAAACCGTCAAGGACGCCTTGCGCAAACGGAATATGGACCTCGATCTGGACGCCTTTCAGGCCATCGACGCCAAGCGCCGGGAATACCTCCAGGAAGTCGAAGACCTCAAAAGCCGCCGCAACGAGGTCTCCAAACAGATCGGCCAGCGCAAGAAAAACGGCGAGGACGCTGAGGACCTCATCCAGGCCATGGGTGAAGCAGCCGAACGCATCAAGGAACTCGATGCTCTGGCCAAGGAGGCTGAGGCCGAGGTCCAGGACTGGATGCTCTCCCTGCCCAATATTCCTGATACCAGTGTCCCCGATGGCGAAGACGATGCCGACAACGAGGAACTGCGCACCTGGGGCGCGCTGCCCACCTTTTCGTTCCTTCCCAAAGAACACTGGGAACTCGGTGTCCAATTGAGCGGTCTCGATTTCGAACGCGCCGCCAAGCTCACCGGCAGCCGTTTCGCGGTCTACTGGGGCTGGGCAGCCAAGCTCGAACGCGCTCTCGCCCAGTTTATGCTCGACATCCAGACCACCGAGCACGACTACACCGAGGTCATGCCGCCGGTTATCGTCAACAGCCAGACCATGCGCGGTACTGGACAACTCCCGAAATTCGAGGAAGACCTCTTCAAGCTCGAAGGATGGGAGTACTACCTCATCCCCACGGCCGAGGTCCCGCTGACCAATCTTCACGCCGGCGAAGTGCTCGACGAGCAGGACTTGCCGCGCGGTTACGCCGCCTTCACCCCCTGTTTCCGTTCCGAGGCAGGGTCCTATGGCAAGGACACCAAAGGGCTCATCCGCCAGCACCAGTTCAACAAGGTCGAGCTGGTCCGATTTGCCCATCCGGACCATTCCTTTGAGGAGCTCGAAAACCTCCTCGGTCATGCCGAGACTGTGCTCAAGCGCCTGGAACTGCCCTACCGCGTCGTCACCCTCTGTGGGGGCGACATCGGCTTCTCCGCGGTCAAAACCTACGATCTCGAGGTGTGGCTGCCCGGGCAGGACACATACCGGGAGATCTCTTCCTGCTCCAATTGCGGCGATTTCCAGGCCCGTCGCGCCGGCATTCGCTTCAAACGCGCCGGGGCCAAAAAGGCTGAATTCCTGCATACATTGAACGGATCCGGCCTGGCTGTAGGACGCACATTGGTCGCGGTGCTGGAAAATTATCAGCAAGAGGACGGTTCGGTGGCGATCCCGGAGGCGCTGAAACCCTATATGGGCGGGCTCGAGCGGATCACCCCCAAAAATTGA
- a CDS encoding putative sulfate exporter family transporter, with protein MASPAFQNRRWYSGMATQEDWWAVWLGFIFFGLGLLSIFGGIDLVGWVAYPSKWVNISNAVSPLGDAYQGLGSIGSILVTYLLFTAATCTGAYFQKLDMKKYFLGWTAIFAITYMVWVIGHHAFFAANVTNRAKFGLDFSLSLGGGASYILALIVGLIIGNFFKGFARFLSEAAKPEWYIKTAIVFLGVKVGYMALKAAGFVLELALAGAAATIVAYLIFWPGTYLIARRGFKLPRKMAAVLSSGISICGVSAAVATGGAVRAKPLVVVMVSALIVVYAVIELVVLPPIFTGTMMDEPIVAGAALGMTVKTDGADAAAGAVLDELMRNKKIAQDGTQWQEGWITTSAVMTKIWIDMFIGLWAFILALIWVYRIDHRQGEKVPFSEVWHRFPKFVLGYLFTWFVYVALLFLVSPEMQEFAKVGAMPVEKGMRKLFFMLTFVSIGAITDFKKLAEAKFGRMVFVYFIALFLFIVPVGIIVSYVFHHGMTVPTVTS; from the coding sequence ATGGCATCGCCTGCCTTTCAAAACAGGCGCTGGTACTCCGGCATGGCCACCCAGGAGGACTGGTGGGCCGTTTGGCTAGGGTTTATCTTTTTCGGCCTTGGCCTGCTGTCGATTTTCGGCGGCATCGACCTCGTTGGCTGGGTCGCCTATCCCTCGAAATGGGTCAATATATCCAACGCCGTCAGCCCGCTTGGTGACGCGTACCAGGGCCTTGGCAGTATCGGCAGTATCCTGGTGACCTACCTGCTGTTCACAGCAGCCACCTGCACCGGGGCGTACTTCCAGAAACTGGACATGAAGAAATACTTCCTGGGCTGGACGGCGATCTTCGCTATCACCTATATGGTCTGGGTCATCGGCCACCACGCCTTCTTCGCCGCCAACGTGACCAACCGGGCCAAGTTCGGCCTGGACTTCAGCCTCTCCCTGGGCGGCGGGGCGTCCTATATCCTGGCCCTGATCGTCGGCTTGATCATCGGGAACTTCTTCAAGGGCTTCGCCCGCTTCCTCAGTGAAGCCGCCAAGCCGGAATGGTACATCAAGACGGCCATCGTCTTTTTGGGCGTCAAGGTCGGCTACATGGCCCTGAAGGCCGCCGGTTTCGTGCTTGAACTCGCCCTGGCCGGGGCCGCCGCGACCATCGTGGCCTACCTGATCTTCTGGCCCGGCACCTATCTCATCGCCCGGCGCGGCTTCAAGCTGCCCCGGAAGATGGCCGCGGTGCTCTCCTCCGGTATCTCCATCTGCGGTGTGTCCGCTGCTGTGGCCACCGGTGGCGCTGTGCGGGCCAAACCCCTGGTTGTGGTCATGGTTTCGGCTTTGATCGTGGTCTACGCCGTGATCGAACTCGTTGTCCTGCCGCCGATCTTCACCGGCACCATGATGGACGAACCCATCGTGGCTGGCGCCGCCCTTGGCATGACCGTCAAGACCGACGGCGCTGACGCCGCTGCCGGCGCGGTCCTTGACGAACTGATGCGCAACAAGAAGATCGCCCAGGATGGCACCCAGTGGCAGGAAGGCTGGATCACCACCAGCGCAGTCATGACCAAGATCTGGATCGATATGTTCATCGGCCTGTGGGCCTTTATCCTCGCACTCATCTGGGTCTACCGCATCGACCACAGACAGGGCGAGAAGGTCCCCTTCTCCGAGGTCTGGCATCGATTCCCGAAATTCGTGCTCGGCTACCTCTTCACCTGGTTCGTTTATGTCGCTCTGCTCTTCCTGGTTTCCCCCGAGATGCAGGAATTCGCCAAGGTCGGCGCCATGCCAGTGGAAAAGGGCATGCGTAAGCTCTTCTTCATGCTGACCTTCGTGAGTATCGGCGCTATCACGGACTTCAAGAAGCTGGCTGAGGCCAAGTTCGGGCGGATGGTTTTCGTTTACTTCATTGCCCTGTTCCTGTTCATCGTGCCCGTGGGGATCATTGTCTCCTATGTCTTCCACCACGGCATGACTGTGCCCACAGTCACCTCATAA
- a CDS encoding DUF5395 domain-containing protein, protein MVLRHDGANWIASNEHVTASGDSLEDLDVAVTRTIKGHGSYQGTGTHRVWMYFDNSTLPGWIRQYMPHYFNRTIDVHT, encoded by the coding sequence ATGGTCTTGCGCCACGACGGCGCCAATTGGATCGCTTCCAATGAGCACGTCACCGCCTCCGGAGACTCCCTGGAGGATCTCGACGTCGCGGTCACCCGGACCATCAAGGGGCATGGGTCGTATCAGGGGACCGGAACCCACCGGGTATGGATGTATTTTGACAACAGCACCTTGCCGGGCTGGATCCGGCAGTACATGCCCCATTATTTCAATCGGACTATCGACGTTCACACATAA
- a CDS encoding c-type heme family protein — protein sequence MRWKTLTIQTKFLIGLGTGALLLGLIFVGILYFHLHALYVSEVSEKSNLILNNVDAVQKYVRTTLRPTMFEELPRQQFIIQAMSSSYISRQVMEGLSAPNNAEYYYRRVAFNARNPDYAPNDFEKELIRYFRSNPKSSHWEGFETLNGQRFYLSARPVTFTKRCMQCHGKPQDAPKELLKKYDTSRGFGHTVGETSGVVCAGFPVQHAVAQIKDTTLGYLMLYLAAMLIFSGMISVYFQRLIVHNLQRLTGVFRRHFPGEREEQLLDKLQDHDEIEELILGTEELAAYLKDTRRQLIDYAENLEHRVAERTHELRLEAQDRHADVHLFVNLLDHLNNSQDTNDLLLKTLELFGRRFKAKQVNYYCLALSNQAFGWPDPNSIAPLPEQWKDFALEGHLHFDGHAVYIPVRSQDQLWGVLSLVWETDPRERHSEEVLLALGQQVGISLENIHALYDLMRQKDLLQSVFDGISDPLLLVDGRGSVLIANSGAQTFLDTDGEQKANPAILRRALGLEGDGEPVLERTLTEGRPWAQDITFPDGRSFWVSVYPLPKFEEVMDRVVVYARENTSEKQMLQQVQRAEKLSAVGKLAAGLAHEINNPLGVILCYVELLRTTVQDDQALSDVQTIEKHAKQAQKVVQDLLNFARRKPSPKGACHINEVVESIVDVFSVQTAAREITLETDLGEGVPTVNGTCSILEQIISNLLMNAMDAVDPAEGRIVIQTRQEAPDTVRVRITDNGPGISKDDMEKIFDPFYTTKSVGAGTGLGLAVVYGLVEELGGRIDVESKAGASFTIRFPASADQ from the coding sequence ATGCGCTGGAAGACACTGACCATCCAAACCAAGTTCCTGATCGGGCTCGGCACAGGAGCACTGTTGCTCGGGCTTATCTTTGTGGGAATCCTGTATTTTCACCTCCACGCCCTGTATGTCTCCGAGGTCAGCGAGAAGTCGAATCTGATTTTGAACAATGTCGACGCGGTGCAAAAGTATGTGCGTACCACTCTGCGCCCGACCATGTTCGAGGAATTGCCGAGACAGCAGTTCATTATTCAGGCCATGTCTTCGTCCTACATCTCCCGGCAAGTCATGGAAGGCCTTTCTGCACCAAATAACGCCGAGTATTACTACCGGCGCGTGGCCTTCAACGCCCGAAACCCGGACTACGCGCCGAACGACTTCGAAAAGGAGTTGATCCGCTATTTCCGGTCCAACCCGAAGAGTTCGCACTGGGAAGGGTTTGAGACGCTCAACGGCCAGCGCTTTTATCTCTCGGCGCGGCCGGTGACCTTCACCAAGCGGTGTATGCAATGCCACGGCAAGCCCCAGGACGCGCCGAAGGAGCTTTTGAAAAAATACGATACTTCGCGGGGATTCGGGCATACGGTGGGAGAGACCAGTGGCGTGGTTTGCGCCGGGTTTCCAGTCCAGCATGCTGTGGCTCAGATCAAGGACACCACGCTGGGCTACCTGATGCTCTATCTGGCGGCCATGCTCATTTTCAGCGGTATGATCTCGGTCTATTTCCAGCGCCTCATCGTCCACAATCTGCAACGCCTGACAGGCGTCTTCCGGCGCCATTTCCCCGGTGAGCGCGAAGAGCAACTCCTGGACAAGCTCCAGGACCACGATGAGATCGAGGAACTCATTCTCGGCACCGAGGAACTTGCCGCCTATCTCAAGGATACCCGGCGCCAACTCATAGATTACGCGGAAAATTTAGAGCACCGTGTTGCCGAGCGGACGCATGAACTGCGCCTGGAGGCCCAAGATCGCCATGCGGACGTCCATCTCTTCGTCAACCTGCTCGACCACCTGAACAACAGCCAGGACACCAACGATCTCCTGCTCAAGACGCTGGAACTGTTCGGGCGCCGATTCAAGGCCAAACAGGTCAACTATTATTGTTTGGCGCTGTCCAATCAGGCCTTTGGATGGCCCGACCCCAACAGCATCGCGCCTTTGCCGGAACAGTGGAAGGACTTTGCCCTGGAAGGGCATCTCCATTTCGACGGCCATGCCGTGTATATTCCGGTGCGATCCCAGGATCAGCTCTGGGGAGTGCTCAGCCTGGTCTGGGAGACGGACCCGCGGGAGCGCCATAGTGAAGAGGTTTTGCTGGCCCTGGGACAGCAGGTCGGCATCTCGCTGGAGAATATCCACGCTCTGTATGATCTCATGCGCCAAAAGGATCTTTTGCAGTCGGTCTTTGACGGCATTTCCGATCCCCTGTTGTTGGTGGACGGGCGGGGCAGTGTGCTTATCGCCAATAGCGGGGCTCAGACGTTTTTGGATACCGACGGCGAACAGAAAGCCAATCCGGCCATTTTGCGGCGGGCCCTGGGTCTGGAAGGCGACGGCGAGCCAGTGCTCGAGCGCACGTTAACCGAAGGCCGTCCCTGGGCGCAGGATATCACCTTCCCTGACGGGCGCTCCTTTTGGGTCAGCGTGTATCCCTTGCCCAAATTCGAGGAAGTCATGGACCGCGTTGTTGTCTATGCCCGGGAAAACACCTCGGAAAAGCAGATGCTGCAACAGGTCCAGCGCGCAGAAAAACTCAGCGCCGTGGGAAAACTCGCGGCTGGCCTGGCCCATGAGATCAACAACCCCCTCGGCGTCATCCTGTGCTACGTGGAATTGCTGCGAACTACAGTTCAGGACGATCAGGCGCTCTCTGATGTGCAGACCATAGAAAAACATGCCAAGCAGGCCCAGAAAGTGGTCCAGGATCTGCTCAACTTCGCCAGACGCAAGCCATCCCCCAAGGGAGCCTGCCACATCAACGAGGTCGTGGAATCCATAGTGGATGTGTTTTCGGTGCAGACCGCCGCCCGGGAGATCACGCTGGAGACCGATCTGGGTGAAGGGGTACCCACCGTGAACGGCACCTGTTCGATCCTGGAGCAGATCATTTCCAATCTGCTCATGAACGCCATGGACGCGGTGGATCCCGCTGAGGGGAGGATTGTGATCCAGACCCGTCAGGAGGCCCCGGACACCGTGCGGGTGCGCATTACCGACAACGGCCCCGGCATCAGCAAGGACGACATGGAGAAGATCTTCGATCCTTTTTATACGACGAAAAGCGTCGGGGCTGGCACCGGGCTTGGTCTGGCGGTGGTCTACGGACTGGTCGAGGAACTGGGCGGTCGCATCGATGTCGAATCGAAAGCCGGGGCAAGTTTTACGATCCGCTTTCCGGCCTCGGCAGACCAGTAG
- a CDS encoding sigma-54-dependent transcriptional regulator: MSETAEAPVFDILIVDDEQDFAVGLKRILERAFPDCTCLVAHDGEQALAHLSQRRIGVMLTDLRMPGMDGMTLLPKALDIDPLVSVVLLTAYGSIERAVEALKVGAYDFLTKPVDYQDLQRVVEKALERSRLLWENHRLREKVGSGASGSRLVGESAAMTRLKDHLEMVAATDYTVLVLGESGTGKELVARTVHEMSPRANQPWLTVNCPAIPDQLLESELFGHVQGAFTGANREHKGVFLTADKGTLLLDEIGDITPDIQTKLLRVLQEQEIRQVGASKSVSIDVRIVATTNQDLEDKIQDGSFREDLFYRLNVLTVRVPPLRERKEDIPLLAHAFVRQTCQEMGTDPKEIRPEAMSLLSARNWPGNVRELQNFMRKLVVFSGQGPVDHHVVRIVDGGNSQSPEEQRILPYKEAKSQVVDDFTRSYVQAVLRETEGNVSEAARLSGLERVSLQKILRRLDIQAKDFRQPSSS, translated from the coding sequence ATGTCTGAGACGGCAGAGGCTCCTGTATTCGATATACTGATAGTCGACGATGAACAGGATTTTGCCGTGGGCCTGAAGCGGATTCTCGAACGGGCCTTTCCCGACTGCACCTGTCTTGTCGCCCATGACGGGGAGCAGGCCCTTGCTCACCTTTCCCAGCGCCGCATCGGGGTTATGCTCACTGATCTGCGCATGCCGGGTATGGATGGGATGACGCTTTTGCCCAAGGCTCTGGACATCGATCCCTTGGTCAGCGTTGTGCTGCTCACGGCATATGGCAGCATCGAACGCGCTGTCGAGGCCCTCAAAGTGGGCGCCTACGACTTTTTGACCAAGCCCGTAGATTATCAGGACCTGCAGCGGGTGGTGGAAAAAGCACTCGAGCGCAGCCGGTTGCTGTGGGAAAATCACCGGTTGCGGGAGAAGGTCGGCTCCGGCGCATCCGGGTCCCGCCTGGTCGGGGAATCCGCGGCCATGACTCGTTTGAAAGACCACCTGGAGATGGTCGCGGCCACGGACTACACGGTGCTCGTTCTCGGTGAATCCGGAACCGGCAAGGAATTGGTGGCCCGGACAGTCCACGAGATGAGTCCCCGAGCCAACCAGCCGTGGCTGACTGTGAACTGCCCGGCGATCCCGGATCAACTCCTGGAAAGTGAATTGTTCGGCCATGTCCAGGGGGCGTTTACCGGGGCCAACCGGGAGCACAAAGGGGTTTTTCTGACAGCAGACAAGGGAACCTTGTTGCTCGATGAAATCGGAGACATTACTCCGGACATCCAGACCAAACTCTTGCGCGTCTTACAGGAGCAGGAGATCCGCCAAGTCGGGGCGAGCAAGAGCGTGTCCATTGATGTGCGCATAGTGGCGACCACGAATCAGGATCTGGAAGACAAGATCCAGGACGGTAGTTTTCGCGAAGACCTTTTTTACCGTCTCAATGTCCTCACCGTCCGAGTGCCGCCCCTGCGGGAGCGCAAGGAAGACATCCCCCTTCTGGCCCACGCCTTTGTCCGCCAGACCTGCCAGGAAATGGGCACGGATCCCAAGGAGATCCGTCCGGAGGCGATGTCGCTTCTCAGTGCCCGGAACTGGCCCGGCAATGTCCGCGAATTGCAGAATTTTATGCGTAAGCTGGTCGTCTTTTCCGGACAGGGGCCGGTAGACCACCATGTGGTGCGCATCGTGGACGGCGGCAACAGTCAAAGCCCGGAGGAGCAAAGGATTTTGCCCTACAAGGAAGCCAAATCCCAGGTCGTGGACGATTTCACCCGTTCCTATGTCCAGGCGGTGCTCCGGGAGACCGAGGGCAATGTGTCCGAGGCCGCCCGACTAAGCGGTCTGGAACGGGTTTCATTACAAAAGATTCTGCGGCGGCTGGATATCCAGGCCAAGGATTTCCGGCAGCCCTCATCGTCGTGA
- a CDS encoding CinA family protein produces MEIPIPLLTRLGENLVRRGWCLATAESCTGGLVGHWATSVAGSSNWFAGGIIAYANAVKRELLGVAEQTLAEHGAVSQVVVETMACAVARQCHADCAVALSGVAGPGGGSEAKPVGTVWIAWRLPEAVYSERFVFQGDRAAVKNQSALMALERLETYVRQ; encoded by the coding sequence ATGGAGATTCCCATACCGCTACTAACGCGACTGGGGGAGAACCTGGTCCGGCGCGGCTGGTGCCTGGCCACGGCCGAATCCTGCACCGGAGGACTTGTCGGGCATTGGGCGACCTCGGTGGCTGGGAGTTCGAACTGGTTTGCCGGCGGCATCATCGCCTATGCGAATGCGGTCAAACGTGAGCTGCTCGGGGTTGCCGAGCAGACCCTGGCGGAGCATGGCGCCGTCAGTCAGGTTGTGGTCGAGACCATGGCCTGTGCGGTGGCCCGACAGTGCCACGCCGACTGTGCTGTGGCGCTTTCCGGGGTGGCCGGACCCGGCGGAGGCTCGGAAGCCAAACCGGTGGGCACGGTCTGGATCGCCTGGCGGTTGCCGGAGGCGGTGTATAGTGAACGGTTTGTATTTCAGGGCGACCGCGCGGCGGTCAAAAATCAGTCCGCGTTGATGGCCCTGGAGCGATTGGAAACGTATGTGCGTCAATAG
- the thpR gene encoding RNA 2',3'-cyclic phosphodiesterase produces the protein MSQRLFIGLPLPQTYQQGLEALRDEWAPKLRSRLSWTRPGNWHLTLAFLGDTRSAEAERVRQALEAVHSAPITLQAAGGGAFPPGKKPRVLWVGLQHGRQESAALADQIWSVLAPLGIQPPGRPFRAHLTLARVKQERGDSWEALFRSLGEKQWPSCQIAEFVLWQSELTPKGPVYTAVQRYALRDRHASGASP, from the coding sequence ATGAGTCAGCGGTTATTTATTGGACTTCCGCTTCCGCAAACCTATCAACAGGGATTGGAAGCACTGCGGGATGAATGGGCGCCCAAGCTACGGTCGCGTCTGAGCTGGACACGGCCCGGCAATTGGCACCTGACCCTGGCTTTTCTCGGTGACACACGCTCCGCCGAGGCCGAACGGGTGCGCCAGGCCCTGGAAGCTGTGCACAGTGCGCCCATCACGCTCCAAGCGGCCGGGGGCGGCGCTTTCCCGCCGGGCAAGAAGCCGCGGGTGCTCTGGGTGGGGTTGCAGCACGGCAGGCAAGAAAGTGCGGCGCTGGCCGACCAGATCTGGTCTGTATTGGCCCCATTGGGGATACAGCCGCCCGGGCGGCCTTTTCGGGCCCACTTGACTCTGGCGCGGGTCAAGCAGGAACGCGGGGACAGCTGGGAGGCGCTATTTCGGAGCCTTGGCGAGAAGCAATGGCCCTCGTGCCAGATCGCCGAGTTTGTGCTTTGGCAAAGCGAATTGACACCCAAGGGGCCAGTTTACACCGCGGTCCAGCGGTATGCCTTGCGCGATCGCCATGCGAGCGGCGCATCGCCATGA